The genome window GTAACCTTAACAGCTCGAATAAAACAATACTCTTTACTATCAGCTTTATTACAAAGTGTTATTCATGAATAAATTGTTATGGCATGATGTTTAAACCATAGATTTACTCTATCCCCCATCACAAAAAGAAATAGAAAAGAAACTATGATCAACAACAAATCACCTCATTCCTCAAACTCTTCTCACAAAGAAATTGATGCGTTGCGGCAAAAAATCCATCCGAAAGATCCAGAACAAGAAGCAGCTCTTGACCCTGCCGTAGAGCGTGTAAGAAAAAAGCTCATGTATTTGATGATTTCCTTTGTTTCAATTACACTTATTCTCATTCTTGCTGTATTAGCTGCCATCATTTACAAAATTCTTGTTCCACAATCAGAAAAAATATTGAAAACCCCTGCCCATACAGATCCGCACTCTATACATAAAAAAATTCCACAAATCGCCCAATATACAATTCCTTTGCCTAAAGGGGCAAAAATCATATCACAAAGCCTTTCGGAAACAGCTCTTGTATTGAGAATTATTATGCCCGATGGACAAACAAAGCTGATTGTCTACAACTACTATACAGGTGAAATCTTAGCCACCTTCTCTACCACAACATCAAAATATTCGGAAGATTCTTCTTCAAAAATGCTCATATCCCCATAAGCATCTTTTTATTTTTTGCGGAATTATCACGCAGTATATCCACGCAGTATATCCACGCAGTATATCCACGCAGTATATCCACGCAGTATATCCACGCAGTATATCCACGCAGTATATCCACGCAGTATATCCACGCAGTATATCCACGCAGTATATCCACGCAGTATATCCACGCAGTATATCCAATGTATAACCAACATAAACATACTAAAGCAGGGCAGAGGTCTGCTTCCATAAAGCCAGAACGAAGACCCGCTTCCATGCAGCTTATAAACAAGCACAGACAAACGCATACAACATTTCTTCTCATAAAGAGAAGGCACTTTTTTCAATTTTTTACTTAAGCTTTCTCTTCTAAAGAAGAAGAAACACTCTGCCGCCGACGTGACCGTGTCTTAGCTTTTACCTCTTCCTTCAATGCAAGAACAGGCGCAGATTTTTCCACTAGCTCATCTTTTTTATGCACCATTTCTAACGCTGCTTCTTCTGCCCCAGCTTTAGATATTTCTTTAACGGATACTGAACGCCGACGTAAAGGACGATGAGCATTTTGAACCTGTTCACCATCACTTTCAATAAGTTTTTCTTTTGAACGAACAGCTTCATCTTCGTTCCCTTGCACAACTACTTTTTCTTCATTCTGCACGGAACCTTCTTGTATTAATTTTTCTTTTCCTTTTCTCCGGTCATTTCTTTTTCGCGGCTGCGCATTATTTGTTGCATTTGTAGTAGCAGGCGCAGGCTCATTGCTCACTTCTTCTTTCTGAAAATCATCAACACCTTCATCTGTGCATTCTTGATCAGATCTTTCGTCTCTATGCTTTGCTTGTTGCGACATCTGCCCATTAGCAGCTAAAATGATGCGGAGATAATGCTCTGCATGTTGTAAATAATTCTCAGCCATGATGCGATCACCCGCTCCCTGCGCATCATAAGCAAGATTTATGTATTTATCAGCGATCTGCTGTGCATTTCCACGCACTTTAACATCTGGACCATTGCTCTCATAATTGCGAGAAAGCGGATTAGTGTGTCGACGATTATTATTATTATTATTACTATTATTATTGCGACCGCGCACCCGTTTATTTTGCTGTGATCTCATATTTATCCCTTTTGGAGTGTGCCCATTACTACAGACTTAACTATTATCGGAGTTTCTCTTGACAACTTCAACCATGTCCAGAATACGACTCCTGAACCATCCCCGCTCATCGACTCTCAAATGACATCGATCATACCCTAACTCAAAAGCACATTTCTCGGAAAGCACTAAAACGGCAGAAAACACCTAATAACGAACCCCAATCTTTCTGCTCACGCCCAATCTTTCTGCTCACGACTGTGAAATGTAACGACCTTCACACAAAATGCCAAGTGTCTTTTTGGCCACATTAAACTATATTTTACTGAAAAATGACCTTTTTACGAAAAAACCAACCGACATCCCCCTTTATACACACTGCTCTGTGGTAAATTTCCCTTTTTCCTTTTATCACAATAAAGCCAAGCAGAATTGTGAATCACCAAAAGCACCACCATTGCACATCATGAGTAGATTCTCAAAAAATTACAAGCAATTCTTTTACCCAACATAGTTCCCTCAAATATAACGGAACGTTCTACTATACCCACCCCTCCCCTTTCCCTAATCAAAAAGAAAGAGTGAAGAAAAAGCATAAGATAGTTATCATCTCCCCTTCTTTCTGCTTAAAACACAGCCACAAAAAACCACACCCAACAGCAGTGTTAGTCGCTGCTGTTGGCCAACTTATGGAGTGTGCGGTAACCCAGGAGTTCACACATCACCCTGCCCTTAAGCAAAAACAACATGCACCCTCCTATTACCCTATCTGCTTCACTAAGAAAGACCAGATATGCACCTGTGTCTAACAAAAATGGTACAATTTTATGTTCAATGATGCCCTATATTAAAACAATTTGCATTTTCAAGTTTATATTTATCTTGGCACTGGTTAATCATAGCACAACCACGCCGATAAATCCTGTGGCCTGTTCAGAAGGTTATTCATGGCCCCTCAGGAGATTTATCATTGAGCAACCATCAAAAATAATTACGGTTCGTGCTCCTATTTCCACTTTTTGCATTGATCAAGCAGTCTTGCAAAAGAAAATAATTACCGTCTCCTGGTCGTATCATTTTTATGCATTTTTTCTTAGATTCCTCAGAAATTTTGTCCCACATTGCGCGAATAACAAAATAGGCTTCACCTTCTAAATAGAAGCAACGTTGATAGACCTCATACCTCATATCAGGAACAACTGAGGCAGCCACTTCCTTACAATAAACAGGGAAATCAAATGTTGGGATATCTAATGGGATTTGTTCCTGTTGAACAACTTCTTCGGTAGAAAAAAAATGAGGTCCTTTTTTCATGAAAAAACAGTACACAAAAAACAAACATAAAAAAGAGGCCACCACCACAAAGAAGATTTTTCTGTATATCTTTTTGCAGTAAACATAATAATGGCATATTTTATGCTTTGGACGTACTTCTTTATCCATACATCTCACATCCTTATATTGATCATGAAAAATCATTAATAATTAGGAACGTTACAACCACGTTCATGAAAAAATTAAAAGACCGATCGCATTATGAATTGTCCTACCTCAAAAAGCAATCATATCTCCTGGAAAAGATCTTTACAAAAAGGTCGCACCAATATTTTTACAACATTCCCCAGTGCGGCATTTAAAGAAAAGATTTATTACAATATTTGAATATTTTATCTTAACACATGTTTTGCCAGAGAAATTCTAAAAGAGAACTATAATGAATGTATTATGGCATACGCAATCGCGCCCCCCAACATTTTTGTGCTTGACCAAAACGGTCTGTCGCGACAATCCACCGCGATAACAACGGCTCTGTTGTGACAAGATAAGCAGGTTTATTGATGATCGGTGGTTGTGTCCACCCGACGCAAGACATCGGCACATTCTTCTGGCATCCCGCCAAGAGCACGACACAAGCTAAAAGGGGAAAGAGCAAAAGTTTCATTATTAATTTTCTCACGATTTTGAAAAGTCGAAATCGCTTGGACAAGAGTTTGAGTACGCTCGAAAGAGCGTCCATATAAAAAGCTCCCAATGACAGTGGAAATAATGAAGATAACCACCAAGCTCCAGCGCGAAATCATAAACATTAATCTTCTTCCATGGTTCGTGAAATATAGAGCCAGATGCCTGTGATCATAGCCATCACCATAGCAACAGCAAAAGCCCATTGCACAGGACCATCCCCTGTTACAAAACCGGTTAATCCTGAAAAAGCACCTATAACTGGAGCCAAAATTTCTACACTCCGCAAAGATACCTTCTCAGCTGTTTCTGCTTTCTGATAATTGGAAGAAACATAAGCCCCTTTCGCCCATAAACCAGCTTCTGCAGCACGTCGATGAACAAGCCCCTGCAAACGTTTCCCCCCAGCATTAATCCATTTTTGTAACTCAGCAGGAACAGCGCTATAATCGCCTTTATTGAGTTTTTTTAATAATGTAGACGCAAAAAAAGCTTCCGTTCCAATATTATAGCAAAAAGAAACGAGAGCGGCGAATTGCTCATTACTTAAAGGCTGAGAAACCGCTTTGTCTACCGCCTGCTCAAATTGCACCAAATCATGTCGCAATATGGTGTTAGCCTGAGCTTTTGTGATTTTCATACCGCTATAGACTGTGGGTTCTCCTGCTTTTGCTGTATGACCATAACCAATTGTCCAAATTCCTGTAGAATCTCTATAAGCATCTAAACGCAAACCCTCCCATTGTTGGATTAGCGCAAATCCTTCTTTTGATATTTTTCGCATTATTCTTGATCCCTCCCAAAAACCTCCATCAAAAATTGCTACGATTCCCAAATCATATTTTACGTTTCATCATTTTTTTCACCGCAAGCATGATTATCGATTTCTTTTTCGCTGTTTATCACTGTTTTTACACGTTCTTCTAAAGAAGAAATCCGCTGTAACATTTGGGCATTATCCTTGGCATTTCTCTCATTTGTAAGCTGCACCTCACTCCTTAGATATTTTAAAATAGCATTCAATGGAGCATGCCCCATTCTTCCATTAGAATAAAAAACAATGCGAATATGATCAGGATCATCAATATCAGCGATAGAAAATGGAAATAATGTCATAATATTCTTCCCCCCTTTATAGTGCACTGCAGTGCAATGCCATGTGTCTGTGGCTTGTGAAGTTTATGGGGGAACAATCACAAGCCACAGACGCCCCCAAAGTCTCTCAAAGCGCTTTTAAATCCTTCAAAGTGCTCCTAAAATCTCTCGAAAACTACTCCCGGTCATGTACTCCAGGTCATGTACTCCCGATTATGCACTCCCGATCATGCACTCTCGATCATGCACTCTCGATCATGCACTCTCGATCATGCACTCTCGATCATGCACTCTCGATCATGAAAAACTTTTTACGTTATGGAAAAAGTCTTTTCTTTCAGCATCACACCAAGGCTCTGCAATATCAGAAAACGAAAACTCCATATTTCATATGATTAACCTTGCTTCACACAAATCAAATATCAACCATGTGTCGGACCATCAATTCCATCAACAAGAAGAGCAAGCCCAAGCCAACAAAACATAATAGTCCACTTTTTTCAGATGCAGACACCAAAGAAAGAAATGCCAAAAATGATCCAGATGCTGTCAATAAATGGACAGAAAAAGCCTTCACTTTTGGCATTGTTACTGTTTTAGGCAGCAACCGAAAAGCAGCAACGTTAATCGAGCAGAGGGTCAGCCTTACTCTCTGTTAACTTAAGTTGCTAGATTCTAGCTTATGTAATTATTATAGAAACAATCAAACTTCATATCTTGATAGCATATATGATAGCAACATTGACTGGACGTGTTTCATCACCCCCTGTGGAGTCTATCATGACATTATGTTCATGCGCACCAGCACTGCTTGATATAATATTACGGAAACTCGACGAACCTCTAGCCCATGCATATTTTCCATTATCAGCTGTTGAAATGACTTGTTGGTATATATGCTGGTGATCCCCATTCATGCTTGTTTTTCCACTATGGGTATGCTCTTGCAAAGAGCATTTTTGTTCACTTGCAAAAACGCGGTCTGTATCAACTCTTCTTCTACTATCAAGCCCACGTAAAAACATCCCTCTAAAATCAGGTATATTAAATGTGGTTTTTCCATCACCCTTTCCCCAAACTTCACCAATCGCCGCAAAAAGGTCAGGATAATCTTCTCTATTATATTCTTTACCATTACACATAAGCCACCCTTCAGGGATTGATTGCATAGCAAAAGTTGCAATAAACCCTGGTGGGAAAACGTCTATTTTTGGTAAAATAACGGTTGGATTCGTTAAACACCAACCATCCAATTTTTCTCCAGCAATTTCTCCATGATAAATGATCTCATAAATTCCTCCTCTTTGTATTTCCCCACCAACTAAAGGCTCCATGCCATTTTTTGTTACTTTATACACAGGTTGAGCAGATAATTTATTTAAGATAATATTTGTTGCACCTATATTGCTTTCTTGCGCCTTAAAGCGCAACATAATACCATCATGATAAAGCGTTAATGGCGATTTTGTTTCCAGTGTAATAACGGTCTCATTATCGGTTTCATCCGTTTTAAAACTTGTCTTAACAACCCCGCCTTGATCAGAGAGATACTCTCTAATTCTTTGCATCATTGCACGCGCACTATCATTTACAGAACTTGGTGGTTGCCCTTCTGCCCAGTTGATGATTTCATCTATATGAGCATTGTCGATAGCTTGTAGCGACCAATCATAAATTGAGCTCATAAGGCTTCTCCTTTTCCCCTCAATCCGACATAAAATAAAATGCTTGATAAAAAAGAAGAAAATTTACCTTTAAGAAAAAGAACTGCTTTATTTCCCTGCCTCGTGAAAACGGGCTCTATCTCAAAACCAAGTTCGCTATAATCAACGTAAAATAAGCGTGTTTTCTTGCAAAGACGCACAGCCTGTGGGTTCAGATGCAACAATTCTTGTGCTATCACACCGCGGTAGCGCTGAGAATATCCTTTATAGTTAAATTCATATATTGGGTAGCCGTTTTTCTGCCCCACAGGCACAATATTTTCCTTTACACGTGCATCAGAAAGGCCAAAAAGTCCTTTAAGTAGCCCTAGCAAACCAGTTGCTTCACCAAATGGATTTTGTGAATTTGAACCTGTTGTTGTTGAATTCCCTGTTTGGGTTCCATATTTTCCGGCAGCAAGGTTTCCTGCATTAAGTAATTTTTCTAACTGGTTCCAAGCTTGATTTTCTTTTTCAGTCCATTTTTCGCGTTCTGCATCTAATGCACTTTGTCGGTTTGCATCTTGTAATGCATTTCCTTTTAAAGCATTATTTTGCGCATTACTTTGTCCTTGATAAAAATTATTTGCCGCATTTGCCTGATCATATTTTGATTTATCAATAAGATTATTTGCATCGATCATATTTTTGAGATCTTGATTATATTGTTGTGCAGCTGCTTTTGTAGCAAGCTCCCCCAATTCATTAGCCAAAACCCCTGTATGAGCCCCAGACCCATATCGCCCCGCTCCTGCCATTGCTTGGTTAACAGAGTCTGATGTTTTATCGAGTGCATTATTGAGTGCTTCACTCAGTTTATTGTTTTTTCCTATCCAATCTCCTGCAGCCATTCCAGCAAGATTCTTTGCACTTTGTGTGGGCCCTTTAAACCAATCATTCAGAGGTGAATCATTGTATTTTTGTGCCGTATCATTTAACCCATTGATGGCATTTTTAGAAGCATCGCCCAACCCAGCATAGCGTTCACCCTGATATACATGACCACCACTCCCCTTATTGTAGAGATTAAGTGCATCAGCAGCTGCTTTTTTAAAGAGATCTTCTGCCCATTTAGGTGGAGAATTTTGTTGAGTTGTTGTTTGAGTTTGAGGTGTTTTCCGTCTACTCATTTAAGTCAGAACCTTTCTATAATGAATGAAATCTGGAGTGTATCCATGATATTTCAGCATTTTAGCCCACCCCATTCGTCCCATTGTTAGTATTTCATCCGCTTTAATTGTTCGCGCCCACTCTTCCAATTTATCAATCAAATGGGCTAATTTCGGCCCTCCCTCTCCGGCAAGATCCAAAAGAACGACGCGTTTTTTTCCTGTATATGTTCTGTCGATTTTTGTTACTGCAAAGGCACTAAAATCGATTTCATTTTTCAAAATGAGCCATAATTGCGTCTGCCCATTGATAATTTCCTGAGCCATTGTTTTTAAACATAAATCATCAGAAAATCTCTTTGTATATTTGTTAATGGCTTTATTAATATCATTTTTATAGGGCTTCATTTCCTCCCATGACCATTGATTGGTTAGGTGTAATGAATAACGCTCTTGATAATTCTTGCAGTCCATTTTTACTGCCGCTCTTTTAACTTTTTTGATCATGTATAATAGACATTTAAAAGCAAAGGAAAACATGGCATCTCCCTACTGAGGAAGAAAGATCACCGCCCCCATGCAAATGTTCAAAGATAACAGAAATGATAGGGGAAGCTCCCTGTAGAGGAGAGCACGTCATCGCCTTCTTTGGAAAGAAACATCGCCGCCTTTCTTCGCAGAGGCACATCACCACTTTCCTTTCCCTGGAAGGGCTGCATTATCGCTTTCCTGCAGACGTTGATATTATGTCAAATCCTGTCATATGAGACCATTGCACCCCTGCGGGAATGCGCAACCGAAAGCGGTAAAACCTCCCTCTGGCACGATAATGAACTTGTCCTGTGTTGTATGATGGCTGTCGTTCTGGCAACCAACATATTTTTTCCTCTATATCCTGGCGCGAACGCAAACCCACAGCAACAGAACATTTCCCACTATTAATCTGGGGCATTATGGTATTTATGCGTGTCATAAATCCATTTGTCTGCCCCATTTCTTGAGATGTTACCATACAAGCCATTGGATCCCCTGAAAAGGAACCAAGCCTTCCTTTATAATCAAAAGCTCCCAACACCGGAGTTTCATTTTTCCAAACTTTGCTATCAAGAGAAAAAGGCAGCTCATCCAGACTCAGGGAAACACGATCAAGCCCTTCTAACGTGTATCCAGCAAGAAAAATTGGCAAAATCATACGAACATTAACAGTAGCAACAGTCCACTTTTGTAAGCCCCAATCATAAATGAGCAGAGTATGTTCCCTGGTTTCATCATTAACATCAATCATCCAATAAACACGGTTATAAACACCATCAATAGCCGCCCACATCATAGATAGATTGCTTTTATTAATTTTCGCTGTCATGGTTCGGTCTATTTTTTCAAATCCAATTGGCGTAATAGTTCCATCACTGGCAATTTGGTAAAATCCTCCTTCATCAGCAAAAAAAGCAAAATCTCCTCTACATACTATGGATTCAGCATTTTTTGCTCCTCGTTTATCGTGTATTTTTTGAAAACTGAAAATGATTTTAGACCCAGGAATAAACGAACCCGCATAAATAGCCGAGCGCATAAAAATAATAGGATTTGTTGTTTCCGTTGCTCCTTGCACATATCCTCCATCAGGAAAGTCTTGATAGTCGCAACTTTTCTTCCCAACAGTCCAAAATTCTGCATCATTTAATCCAGACCAATGCACACGACGTGGATGTTCTGATAATTTCATCAAACATACGAAATCGCCCCATACCCGAACAATCCCAGCTTGGGGAGGGTTTCCTCCTAAATTGCGAAATTTCTTGTCATTTTGAATGTCAATGACTTGTGGCTTGTCATTACCATTAACAGCAATAATATAGTCCCCAAATAAAGCAAAAGACCAAGGAGAATCTACATTCGCAAGATAATCTGTTTTATTTCGGCTTATATCATCCCACTGTAATGTTACATTATTCAATCGGTAAATTTTGTCTTTTGTTCCAACAATAACAGAGACACCATTTTTGGTTTTAACAGCAATAGCTCCTAGAATAGTCTCTGGACATGGCTCTGATATAGGACAAAAACTTGGCATTGGAATATAAGATCCGTCTGCAGGCAGTACATTAATAAGCTGATCTGTGAAAAAACTATTAATATCGGCAATATCAGGCCGGTATTCAGCAAGAGGAAAAAAAGCCATTTAGAACCCCGTTGAACGAACAATTTCACAGCCATTCCGGCGTGATGTTTCTATACGCAAAATCTGCAATTGTTCTTGAAAATCATTAAAAGAAACAGCCGCATATTCAGGATCTTTCAGAATATTTTTATAGAGTTCGTATTTTGCTCGTGCTTTAATAAGATCAAATGCATAAATAAACCAAGGGCTTACATTTTGCATTCCTTCTGCCTTGCCAAGGTAAAAAGGCACCCAATAAAGACGAACAGTTTCAACAGAATGCGGTGTCGGGAAAAGGCCTATCTTCTGTTTCCAAAATGTATAGAATATGGGTATTCCTTGTAACGGATTGGTGCAATTTTCACATTTTTTGTCCTCTCCATAGCGCCCATCATCTCCATAGGTTGCACATAATGTTTCAGCATTTTGATGAAAGAGTTGTACCTTTTTTGCAGACTTTTTTTCTAACAACACGGCCTCAAGGACCATTGTTTTCTCAATCAAAGGGCACTCTTCTGCTCCATACCATGTTTTTCCTGGTTGTGTTTTTAGTGTAATTTCTCTTTTTTCGTTAAAGAAAAGGATTTCCTGTTCACATAAACGTAAAGCAGCCAGAATAGAATCTTGAATTTGACTAGCATAATCAGCCATCGGATCGTCAATCTCATCTTGAATGAGCGTTATCATACGCTCCAATAATTGTGCATGATCCGTATTTATCCAGTGAAGAGAATGAGAAGGAGAGTTTGTCTCCATCTTATGAGATGTGGTAAAGCTCACAGTCATAGATATTAATAATCCTTTTTTTCATGTTGTGCTTTTTTACTCTCCCAATTTATGGAAAAGAGCTTTTTTCCAATATTGCAGAGAACATGGACGAAGTTCTTCAATTGTGCCTTCATAAAAAGCGCCATTTTCTGAGATCTTCCTGTATTTTCAGCTTTTCAGATTTCTCAATTTCTGGTGAAGAATGCCAAAAGTACTGTCACAATTGTGCATTTCTGTTAGGGGAGATTGTGTGCTTTTGTTAAAGGAGATTACACGCTCTGTTAGGGGAAGAAATATTTTTACCTGTAGCAAATTTGCATAGCCTGTTCTTTTTCAGAATTTTAGATACCAGCACCGTCATTATCTGGATACTGACATATCTGGATACTGACATATCTGGATACTGGCATATCTGGATACTAACATATCTGGATACTAACATATCTGGATACTAACATATCTGGATACTAACATATCTGGATACTGGCATATCTGGATACTGGCATATCTGGATGCTGGCATATCTGGATGCTGGCACCGTCATTTAGATGCATAAACATAGCTTTGCAAAATATTCCTCCCCCCTCATTTTTAAAACTTTCCACCCCGTATGAAACATAAGGAGAAAGTCCTTTCCATAAGAACCCACAAATACACTCTCTATGATACATACACTTTATGAGAAACCTAGAATAAGCTCACACCAGCCCTCACAAAGAGCTGATGACCGCTCCTATAATTTCTCATAAATGTTCATAAATGCACCAGCGCGATGCTTTATGCAGGAGCTGCATATGTTGGAATAACAATGGTCCCGAAATCTTGTGTGCCTTGAGAACTTCCTGGTAAATGGTAGCGTGTTTTTCATACCAATGATGGTTTTAGCAGCCACCCCAAACTCACGTTCATAATCAAAGAGCTCTTCTACTAATTTATAACGTGTTGCCCCACGATCTTTCCCAAAAGCAATTACCGCACTTTGTGCACCAAGCAAAACAGCCCGACGAACATTGGTAATAGGACCACCAACAGCTTCTTCATAAACAGCTCCTCCATTTACATTCTTAGCCTGTTCTTGAGTTTTGCTTGTATCCTGTTTAACAGCAGACATTGCTACACCCTCTGTAACATGCTCCGCTTCACGCAAGATAACCCCATTATACATCCCAAGAGATCCATTATAGATAGGATTTTTTGAGCGGTTCCCACTATAAATTGCTTTAGTAATATCCAACCACTGGCCTGCATCAGTATTCGTGCGTAATTGCGTTACTTGTGTGGGATGCAAATACAATACATAAACATTATCACCATCAACACGTACTGGTCTAATTTTAGGATTAGCCAATTTAGCCCGTTCAACAGCTCTATCAATTAATTTAAGATCAAAAACATCATTTTCCCGCAAGTCTTCGTCTTTTGTTTTACCATTAGGGCGAATCACTCGTTTATCGGTTGGCGCCATTGGAGCATTAAACCCGTAATGCACTGGTTTAAGTGTTAGGGTACGTCCTTCAAAATTCAGGGTTTGAGGGGTATAACCGCACACCTGAATAAAGAACATCATACTCAAGCGATCAGCATACCAATCAACCAAGCCATTTTTAGCTTCTGTTCGCAAATTATGTAAGATACGTTG of Bartonella ancashensis contains these proteins:
- a CDS encoding phage tail protein, whose protein sequence is MSSIYDWSLQAIDNAHIDEIINWAEGQPPSSVNDSARAMMQRIREYLSDQGGVVKTSFKTDETDNETVITLETKSPLTLYHDGIMLRFKAQESNIGATNIILNKLSAQPVYKVTKNGMEPLVGGEIQRGGIYEIIYHGEIAGEKLDGWCLTNPTVILPKIDVFPPGFIATFAMQSIPEGWLMCNGKEYNREDYPDLFAAIGEVWGKGDGKTTFNIPDFRGMFLRGLDSRRRVDTDRVFASEQKCSLQEHTHSGKTSMNGDHQHIYQQVISTADNGKYAWARGSSSFRNIISSSAGAHEHNVMIDSTGGDETRPVNVAIIYAIKI
- a CDS encoding DUF4167 domain-containing protein, whose translation is MRSQQNKRVRGRNNNSNNNNNNRRHTNPLSRNYESNGPDVKVRGNAQQIADKYINLAYDAQGAGDRIMAENYLQHAEHYLRIILAANGQMSQQAKHRDERSDQECTDEGVDDFQKEEVSNEPAPATTNATNNAQPRKRNDRRKGKEKLIQEGSVQNEEKVVVQGNEDEAVRSKEKLIESDGEQVQNAHRPLRRRSVSVKEISKAGAEEAALEMVHKKDELVEKSAPVLALKEEVKAKTRSRRRQSVSSSLEEKA
- a CDS encoding tail fiber domain-containing protein yields the protein MSRRKTPQTQTTTQQNSPPKWAEDLFKKAAADALNLYNKGSGGHVYQGERYAGLGDASKNAINGLNDTAQKYNDSPLNDWFKGPTQSAKNLAGMAAGDWIGKNNKLSEALNNALDKTSDSVNQAMAGAGRYGSGAHTGVLANELGELATKAAAQQYNQDLKNMIDANNLIDKSKYDQANAANNFYQGQSNAQNNALKGNALQDANRQSALDAEREKWTEKENQAWNQLEKLLNAGNLAAGKYGTQTGNSTTTGSNSQNPFGEATGLLGLLKGLFGLSDARVKENIVPVGQKNGYPIYEFNYKGYSQRYRGVIAQELLHLNPQAVRLCKKTRLFYVDYSELGFEIEPVFTRQGNKAVLFLKGKFSSFLSSILFYVGLRGKGEAL
- a CDS encoding lysozyme — protein: MRKISKEGFALIQQWEGLRLDAYRDSTGIWTIGYGHTAKAGEPTVYSGMKITKAQANTILRHDLVQFEQAVDKAVSQPLSNEQFAALVSFCYNIGTEAFFASTLLKKLNKGDYSAVPAELQKWINAGGKRLQGLVHRRAAEAGLWAKGAYVSSNYQKAETAEKVSLRSVEILAPVIGAFSGLTGFVTGDGPVQWAFAVAMVMAMITGIWLYISRTMEED